The following are from one region of the Gloeocapsopsis sp. IPPAS B-1203 genome:
- a CDS encoding FtsX-like permease family protein, which yields MVSVARKNLLEDLPRFLVAQAGIMFAVSLVTIQTGIFNGFTRSTTQIIEHSQADIWVTSESIVHLELSLPIPASKVNDAQKVDGVASAEPLTLRGAIWRNSLQEINLVRIIGFDPNGQLFAPKNVTQGSISALSEPYTVMLDGTNLTTLNVHNVGEVEEIATLPARVIGLTQGNRSIISNPFIFTSLSNANAYANSGQSATLSCKVQAGSSDIQCTNVYTQPEPDTTPAPKPLAASDLITHVLIQAHSGEDLQVLKQRIETALPNTRAFTQAELIRHNQQFWQQRTGIGFLLGLSTVVGVIVGVVVVGQILYSSVSDHLKEFGTLKAMGASDWKIYGVIVEQSLWMAILGYVPSMILCYGVGAWTMATQGIMILITPVSAIAIFGVTVLMCVGSAAFAIQKVTRVDPAIVFKA from the coding sequence ATGGTTTCAGTTGCTCGAAAAAATCTCCTAGAAGATCTACCACGCTTTCTTGTCGCCCAAGCGGGAATCATGTTTGCAGTAAGCTTGGTAACAATTCAAACAGGGATTTTTAATGGTTTTACTCGCTCAACGACACAGATTATTGAACACTCGCAAGCGGATATCTGGGTGACTTCTGAGAGTATTGTGCATCTGGAACTATCTTTGCCTATTCCTGCCAGCAAAGTTAATGACGCTCAAAAAGTAGATGGTGTTGCCAGCGCAGAACCTTTAACGCTCAGAGGTGCAATTTGGCGTAACTCGTTACAAGAGATTAACTTAGTACGAATTATTGGCTTCGATCCCAATGGGCAACTGTTTGCACCCAAAAACGTTACTCAAGGCAGCATTAGTGCTTTATCGGAGCCTTACACGGTGATGCTGGATGGTACAAATCTCACAACACTCAATGTACACAATGTTGGGGAAGTTGAGGAAATTGCGACTTTACCAGCACGAGTCATTGGCTTGACACAGGGAAATCGCTCGATTATCTCTAACCCCTTTATATTTACTTCCTTGTCAAATGCTAACGCCTATGCTAATTCCGGTCAAAGTGCAACTTTATCGTGCAAAGTGCAAGCAGGTTCATCAGATATTCAATGTACTAATGTTTATACACAGCCTGAGCCTGATACAACTCCTGCACCTAAACCATTAGCAGCATCCGATTTAATTACTCATGTACTAATTCAGGCACACTCAGGAGAAGACTTACAAGTACTCAAGCAAAGAATAGAAACTGCGTTACCTAATACCCGCGCTTTTACTCAAGCAGAACTCATTAGACACAATCAACAATTTTGGCAGCAGCGTACAGGAATTGGATTTCTTTTGGGTCTTAGTACAGTTGTTGGTGTCATAGTTGGAGTCGTCGTTGTCGGGCAAATTCTTTATTCGTCGGTATCAGATCATTTAAAAGAATTTGGAACGCTTAAGGCAATGGGTGCTTCTGACTGGAAAATTTATGGTGTCATTGTCGAGCAATCCTTGTGGATGGCAATTTTAGGCTATGTACCGAGTATGATTTTGTGCTACGGTGTGGGAGCTTGGACAATGGCAACACAGGGAATTATGATTTTGATTACTCCTGTAAGTGCGATCGCAATTTTTGGTGTCACAGTTTTAATGTGTGTTGGTTCTGCTGCATTTGCCATTCAAAAAGTGACTCGCGTCGATCCGGCGATCGTTTTCAAAGCATAA